Proteins from a genomic interval of Chiloscyllium plagiosum isolate BGI_BamShark_2017 unplaced genomic scaffold, ASM401019v2 scaf_7134, whole genome shotgun sequence:
- the LOC122547670 gene encoding actin-3-like isoform X1, with amino-acid sequence MSKSSPLAPQGPTTCQDPFTDTAAVVMDNGTGYTKAGFAGDDKPRVVVRSLVGVPNQSCEEPGKAPDYYVGAAIPADSWVVKTPVVTNGVVTDWDALEMLWHHVFYQELRVAPEEHAILLSDAPLSPPTNREKAAELLFEGFGVPAMYVAHQSLLSLYSTGRTSGLIVESGLGVSYTAPVHNGYTMPHATFRLDLAGGGLTEYMAKLLEECGNPFSAEEMHVVTNIKETCCYVAQDFNEEMVANENDYLTDYELPDGHVITIGNERFRCPESLFKPEVVGLTDPGLHALAVKSLDRCPAEHQLELLTNIVLSGGSSMFPGFAERIQRQIGALFPGRAKLNVYASPQRKFSVWIGGSITACLNTFQSMWVSREDYDEKGPGIVQRKCF; translated from the coding sequence ATGAGTAAATCCTCCCCCTTGGCACCTCAGGGGCCCACCACGTGCCAGGACCCATTCACAGACACGGCAGCCGTGGTGATGGACAATGGCACTGGCTACACCAAGGCCGGTTTCGCCGGAGACGACAAGCCCCGGGTGGTGGTGCGCTCGCTGGTGGGCGTCCCGAACCAGAGCTGCGAGGAGCCGGGCAAAGCGCCCGACTACTACGTCGGGGCTGCCATTCCCGCCGACTCCTGGGTGGTCAAGACGCCGGTGGTGACCAACGGCGTCGTCACCGACTGGGACGCCCTGGAGATGCTCTGGCACCACGTCTTCTACCAGGAGCTGCGGGTGGCGCCCGAGGAGCACGCCATCCTGCTGTCCGACGCCCCGCTTTCACCCCCTACCAACCGGGAGAAGGCCGCCGAGCTGCTGTTTGAGGGGTTTGGCGTGCCGGCCATGTACGTGGCCCACCAGTCGCTGCTGTCCCTCTACTCCACCGGCCGGACATCAGGCCTCATCGTCGAGTCGGGCCTGGGCGTCTCCTACACGGCGCCCGTCCACAACGGCTACACCATGCCCCACGCCACCTTCCGCCTGGACCTGGCAGGCGGGGGGCTGACAGAGTACATGGCCAAGCTGCTGGAGGAGTGCGGCAACCCCTTCAGCGCCGAGGAGATGCACGTGGTGACCAACATCAAGGAAACCTGCTGCTACGTGGCGCAGGACTTCAACGAGGAGATGGTGGCCAACGAGAACGACTACCTGACCGACTACGAGCTGCCCGACGGCCACGTCATCACCATCGGCAACGAGCGCTTCCGCTGCCCGGAGTCGCTCTTCAAGCCTGAGGTGGTAGGCCTCACTGACCCGGGCCTGCACGCCCTGGCCGTGAAGAGCCTGGACAGGTGCCCGGCCGAGCACCAGCTCGAGCTCCTCACCAACATCGTGCTGTCGGGCGGCTCCTCCATGTTCCCGGGCTTCGCCGAGCGGATCCAGCGCCAGATCGGCGCCCTGTTCCCCGGACGCGCCAAGCTCAACGTCTACGCCTCGCCCCAGCGCAAGTTCTCGGTGTGGATTGGGGGCTCCATCACTGCCTGCCTCAACACCTTCCAGTCCATGTGGGTCAGCCGAGAGGACTACGACGAGAAGGGCCCAGGCATTGTCCAGCGCAAGTGCTTCTGA
- the LOC122547670 gene encoding actin-3-like isoform X2 has protein sequence MDNGTGYTKAGFAGDDKPRVVVRSLVGVPNQSCEEPGKAPDYYVGAAIPADSWVVKTPVVTNGVVTDWDALEMLWHHVFYQELRVAPEEHAILLSDAPLSPPTNREKAAELLFEGFGVPAMYVAHQSLLSLYSTGRTSGLIVESGLGVSYTAPVHNGYTMPHATFRLDLAGGGLTEYMAKLLEECGNPFSAEEMHVVTNIKETCCYVAQDFNEEMVANENDYLTDYELPDGHVITIGNERFRCPESLFKPEVVGLTDPGLHALAVKSLDRCPAEHQLELLTNIVLSGGSSMFPGFAERIQRQIGALFPGRAKLNVYASPQRKFSVWIGGSITACLNTFQSMWVSREDYDEKGPGIVQRKCF, from the coding sequence ATGGACAATGGCACTGGCTACACCAAGGCCGGTTTCGCCGGAGACGACAAGCCCCGGGTGGTGGTGCGCTCGCTGGTGGGCGTCCCGAACCAGAGCTGCGAGGAGCCGGGCAAAGCGCCCGACTACTACGTCGGGGCTGCCATTCCCGCCGACTCCTGGGTGGTCAAGACGCCGGTGGTGACCAACGGCGTCGTCACCGACTGGGACGCCCTGGAGATGCTCTGGCACCACGTCTTCTACCAGGAGCTGCGGGTGGCGCCCGAGGAGCACGCCATCCTGCTGTCCGACGCCCCGCTTTCACCCCCTACCAACCGGGAGAAGGCCGCCGAGCTGCTGTTTGAGGGGTTTGGCGTGCCGGCCATGTACGTGGCCCACCAGTCGCTGCTGTCCCTCTACTCCACCGGCCGGACATCAGGCCTCATCGTCGAGTCGGGCCTGGGCGTCTCCTACACGGCGCCCGTCCACAACGGCTACACCATGCCCCACGCCACCTTCCGCCTGGACCTGGCAGGCGGGGGGCTGACAGAGTACATGGCCAAGCTGCTGGAGGAGTGCGGCAACCCCTTCAGCGCCGAGGAGATGCACGTGGTGACCAACATCAAGGAAACCTGCTGCTACGTGGCGCAGGACTTCAACGAGGAGATGGTGGCCAACGAGAACGACTACCTGACCGACTACGAGCTGCCCGACGGCCACGTCATCACCATCGGCAACGAGCGCTTCCGCTGCCCGGAGTCGCTCTTCAAGCCTGAGGTGGTAGGCCTCACTGACCCGGGCCTGCACGCCCTGGCCGTGAAGAGCCTGGACAGGTGCCCGGCCGAGCACCAGCTCGAGCTCCTCACCAACATCGTGCTGTCGGGCGGCTCCTCCATGTTCCCGGGCTTCGCCGAGCGGATCCAGCGCCAGATCGGCGCCCTGTTCCCCGGACGCGCCAAGCTCAACGTCTACGCCTCGCCCCAGCGCAAGTTCTCGGTGTGGATTGGGGGCTCCATCACTGCCTGCCTCAACACCTTCCAGTCCATGTGGGTCAGCCGAGAGGACTACGACGAGAAGGGCCCAGGCATTGTCCAGCGCAAGTGCTTCTGA